Proteins encoded within one genomic window of Cellulomonas flavigena DSM 20109:
- a CDS encoding isochorismatase family protein yields MKSALVVVDVQNDFCEGGSLAVAGGAAVAARISDYLRRHGAEYDTIVATRDWHAPLPDTNDGHFAAPGTEPDYVTTWPVHCVAGTPGAEYHPDLVLPERTVHVVKGESRQDYSGFQGRVVDADGPAQLGALLHARDIACVDVVGIATDFCVAATATDARRAGATVVTVLTDLTAAVSAPTAVRALTDLTAQRIRLEESR; encoded by the coding sequence ATGAAGAGCGCCCTCGTCGTCGTCGACGTCCAGAACGACTTCTGCGAGGGCGGGTCCCTCGCCGTCGCCGGCGGAGCGGCCGTCGCCGCGCGCATCAGCGACTACCTGCGCCGCCACGGTGCCGAGTACGACACGATCGTCGCGACGCGCGACTGGCACGCTCCCCTGCCCGACACCAACGACGGCCACTTCGCCGCGCCGGGCACCGAGCCCGACTACGTCACCACGTGGCCCGTGCACTGCGTCGCCGGCACCCCCGGTGCGGAATACCACCCGGACCTGGTGCTTCCCGAGCGCACCGTGCACGTCGTCAAGGGCGAGTCGCGGCAGGACTACTCGGGTTTCCAGGGCCGCGTCGTCGACGCCGACGGGCCTGCGCAGCTCGGCGCGCTGCTGCACGCCCGGGACATCGCGTGCGTGGACGTCGTCGGCATCGCCACCGACTTCTGCGTGGCCGCCACCGCGACCGACGCGCGGCGCGCGGGCGCGACGGTCGTCACCGTCCTCACCGACCTGACGGCCGCCGTCTCCGCACCCACGGCCGTCAGGGCCCTCACCGACCTCACCGCGCAGCGGATCCGTCTCGAGGAGTCGCGATGA
- a CDS encoding single-stranded DNA-binding protein produces the protein MGTHTQDVTVVGWVGSDLRTYHLDGIGGVPYTQFRLASTRRVLDRSTGAFRDGPTLWFTVKAWRATAVNLADSLAKGDPVVVVGRLGQSEWVAQDGSPRSELVLEALSVGHDLSFGRTQFRRALSGPRRAREDQPEAPTRDAAFTDDPWASAQDLPPGEEPPVDESDVVEEELAELAVAGPTTAGRG, from the coding sequence ATGGGAACGCACACGCAGGACGTGACGGTCGTCGGATGGGTCGGGTCCGACCTGCGGACCTATCACCTCGACGGCATCGGCGGGGTGCCGTACACCCAGTTCCGGCTCGCGTCGACGCGCCGCGTGCTCGACCGCAGCACGGGCGCCTTCCGCGACGGGCCGACGCTGTGGTTCACCGTCAAGGCGTGGCGCGCCACGGCCGTGAACCTCGCGGACTCCCTCGCCAAGGGGGATCCCGTCGTGGTCGTCGGGCGGCTCGGGCAGTCCGAGTGGGTCGCGCAGGACGGCTCGCCGCGTTCCGAGCTGGTGCTCGAGGCGCTGTCGGTGGGGCACGACCTGAGCTTCGGGCGCACGCAGTTCCGCCGGGCCCTCAGCGGGCCGCGGCGCGCGCGCGAGGACCAGCCGGAGGCGCCGACCCGTGACGCTGCGTTCACCGACGACCCGTGGGCGTCCGCCCAGGATCTCCCGCCGGGCGAGGAGCCGCCGGTCGACGAGTCGGACGTCGTGGAGGAGGAGCTCGCCGAGCTCGCGGTGGCCGGGCCGACGACCGCCGGACGCGGGTGA
- the ettA gene encoding energy-dependent translational throttle protein EttA, translated as MAEFIYTMYKARKAHGDKVILDDVSLNFLPGAKIGVVGPNGAGKSTILKIMAGLDQPSNGEARLSPGYTVGILQQEPPLNEEKTVLGNVEEGVAEIKGKLDRYNEISALMADPDADFDALLAEMGQLQEAIDAADAWDLDAQLEQAMDALRCPPPDADVSVLSGGERRRVALCKLLLEKPDLLLLDEPTNHLDAESVLWLEQHLQQYPGAILAVTHDRYFLDHVAEWICEVDRGRLYPYEGNYSTYLEKKQERLNVQGKKDAKLAKRLKEELEWVRQNAKGRQTKSKARLARYEEMAAEAERTRKLDFEEIQIPPGPRLGNVVIEAANLRKGFGDRVLIDDLSFTLPRNGIVGVIGPNGVGKTTLFKTIVGLEPLDAGDLKVGETVSISYVDQSRGGIDPKKTLWEVVSDGLDFIKVGNVEMPSRAYVAAFGFKGPDQQKPAGVLSGGERNRLNLALTLKQGGNLLLLDEPTNDLDVETLGSLENALLEFPGCAVVVSHDRWFLDRVATHILAYEGTEENPAAWYWFEGNFASYEENKVQRLGADAARPHRVTYRKLRRD; from the coding sequence GTGGCTGAGTTCATCTACACCATGTACAAGGCGCGCAAGGCGCACGGCGACAAGGTCATCCTCGACGACGTCTCCCTGAACTTCCTGCCCGGCGCCAAGATCGGCGTCGTCGGCCCCAACGGCGCCGGCAAGTCGACGATCCTCAAGATCATGGCGGGGCTCGACCAGCCGTCGAACGGCGAGGCGCGGCTCTCGCCCGGCTACACCGTCGGCATCCTGCAGCAGGAGCCGCCGCTCAACGAGGAGAAGACGGTCCTCGGCAACGTCGAGGAGGGCGTCGCCGAGATCAAGGGCAAGCTCGACCGCTACAACGAGATCTCCGCGCTCATGGCGGACCCCGACGCGGACTTCGACGCGCTCCTGGCCGAGATGGGCCAGCTGCAGGAGGCCATCGACGCGGCCGACGCGTGGGACCTCGACGCCCAGCTCGAGCAGGCGATGGACGCGCTGCGCTGCCCGCCGCCGGACGCGGACGTGTCCGTGCTCTCCGGTGGTGAGCGCCGCCGCGTGGCGCTGTGCAAGCTGCTCCTCGAGAAGCCCGACCTGCTGCTGCTCGACGAGCCCACCAACCACCTCGACGCCGAGTCCGTCCTCTGGCTCGAGCAGCACCTGCAGCAGTACCCCGGCGCGATCCTCGCGGTCACGCACGACCGGTACTTCCTCGACCACGTCGCCGAGTGGATCTGCGAGGTCGACCGCGGCCGCCTCTACCCGTACGAGGGGAACTACTCGACGTACCTGGAGAAGAAGCAGGAGCGTCTCAACGTCCAGGGGAAGAAGGACGCCAAGCTCGCCAAGCGCCTCAAGGAGGAGCTGGAGTGGGTGCGGCAGAACGCCAAGGGCCGTCAGACCAAGTCCAAGGCCCGTCTGGCCCGCTACGAGGAGATGGCCGCCGAGGCCGAGCGCACGCGCAAGCTCGACTTCGAGGAGATCCAGATCCCGCCGGGTCCGCGCCTGGGCAACGTGGTGATCGAGGCCGCGAACCTGCGCAAGGGCTTCGGTGACCGCGTGCTCATCGACGACCTGAGCTTCACGCTGCCGCGCAACGGCATCGTCGGCGTCATCGGCCCGAACGGCGTCGGCAAGACGACCCTGTTCAAGACGATCGTGGGCCTGGAGCCGCTCGACGCGGGCGACCTCAAGGTCGGCGAGACGGTCTCGATCTCGTACGTCGACCAGTCCCGTGGCGGCATCGACCCCAAGAAGACGCTGTGGGAGGTCGTGTCCGACGGGCTCGACTTCATCAAGGTCGGCAACGTCGAGATGCCGTCGCGCGCGTACGTCGCGGCGTTCGGCTTCAAGGGCCCGGACCAGCAGAAGCCCGCGGGCGTGCTGTCCGGAGGTGAGCGCAACCGTCTGAACCTCGCGCTGACGCTCAAGCAGGGGGGCAACCTGCTGCTCCTCGACGAGCCCACCAACGACCTCGACGTCGAGACCCTCGGCTCGCTCGAGAACGCGCTCCTGGAGTTCCCCGGCTGCGCCGTCGTCGTCTCCCACGACCGGTGGTTCCTCGACCGTGTCGCGACGCACATCCTCGCCTACGAGGGCACCGAGGAGAACCCGGCGGCCTGGTACTGGTTCGAGGGCAACTTCGCCTCCTACGAGGAGAACAAGGTGCAGCGCCTGGGCGCCGATGCCGCCCGCCCGCACCGCGTCACCTACCGCAAGCTCCGCCGCGACTGA
- a CDS encoding GTPase, with amino-acid sequence MSDDPTSTTTVPVAPGADGRTHEVPVVPDAAPAGAVRGATTAALVERVDALDGALAVGGTRFDADVVTRVGGTIDRVRERLALGVDHTVVALAGGTGSGKSSLFNAVSRLQFADVGVRRPTTSRVTACVWGADGGPLLDWIGVDPEHRIERESLLDGDSEASLRGLVLLDLPDHDSIAPEHREVVDRVLPQVDLLVWVVDPQKYADDALHSGYLRRMTGRDASMLLVLNQVDTVPPEVRGDLVADVRRLLVEDGLPDVQVHEVSATTGDGVAGLRDALADAVARRSVAAVHADAEIADAARLVRAQVAPREPAPSSLAVGVVVDRLSAAAGLTAVGDAVAAAVRGGAGEPPRLGEVHADGVGLARASWLSSVTQGLPRPWAEDLRSRVATTAELRLAVTSALAHVPLAARRSRAATTSLVLAAVAGLAGLVGAGLLLAERLGADVPWQPPTGAVAGVLALSVLLLGVATLVRRRAASRRRAKVVADGRAAIESAARSRLLTPTQDVLAEHRHARELASRALGED; translated from the coding sequence GTGAGCGACGACCCGACGAGCACCACGACCGTCCCCGTCGCCCCCGGGGCGGACGGGCGCACGCACGAGGTCCCGGTCGTGCCCGATGCCGCACCCGCCGGCGCGGTGCGTGGTGCCACGACCGCCGCGCTCGTCGAGCGGGTCGACGCCCTCGACGGTGCGCTCGCCGTGGGCGGCACCCGGTTCGACGCGGACGTCGTCACGCGCGTGGGCGGCACGATCGACCGCGTCCGGGAACGGCTCGCCCTCGGCGTGGACCACACCGTCGTCGCGCTCGCCGGCGGCACCGGGTCGGGCAAGTCCAGCCTGTTCAACGCCGTCAGCCGGCTGCAGTTCGCGGACGTGGGCGTGCGGCGTCCGACGACCTCGCGCGTGACCGCGTGCGTGTGGGGCGCCGACGGGGGTCCGCTGCTCGACTGGATCGGCGTCGACCCCGAGCACCGCATCGAGCGCGAGAGCCTCCTCGACGGGGACAGCGAGGCGTCGCTGCGGGGCCTGGTGCTGCTCGACCTGCCCGACCACGACTCGATCGCGCCCGAGCACCGTGAGGTCGTCGACCGCGTGCTGCCGCAGGTCGACCTCCTGGTGTGGGTCGTCGACCCCCAGAAGTACGCCGACGACGCGCTGCACTCGGGCTACCTGCGCCGCATGACGGGTCGCGACGCCTCCATGCTGCTCGTGCTCAACCAGGTCGACACCGTGCCGCCGGAGGTGCGCGGCGACCTCGTGGCGGACGTGCGGCGCCTGCTGGTCGAGGACGGTCTGCCCGACGTGCAGGTTCACGAGGTGTCGGCCACGACCGGCGACGGGGTGGCCGGGCTGCGCGACGCTCTCGCGGACGCCGTCGCGCGCCGCTCCGTGGCCGCGGTCCACGCCGATGCCGAGATCGCCGACGCCGCGCGGCTGGTCCGGGCGCAGGTCGCGCCGCGCGAGCCTGCGCCGAGCTCGCTGGCGGTCGGCGTCGTCGTCGACCGGTTGTCGGCGGCGGCAGGGCTGACGGCGGTGGGCGACGCCGTCGCGGCGGCCGTGCGCGGGGGAGCCGGTGAGCCGCCACGCCTGGGGGAGGTGCACGCCGACGGTGTGGGACTGGCGCGCGCGTCGTGGCTCTCGAGCGTGACCCAGGGCCTGCCGAGGCCGTGGGCGGAGGACCTGCGCTCGCGCGTGGCGACGACGGCCGAGCTGCGGCTCGCCGTGACGAGCGCGCTCGCGCACGTGCCGCTCGCGGCGCGCCGCTCGCGCGCCGCGACCACGTCGCTCGTGCTCGCGGCCGTGGCAGGGCTCGCCGGGTTGGTCGGCGCGGGGCTGCTCCTGGCCGAGCGCCTCGGGGCTGACGTCCCGTGGCAGCCGCCGACCGGTGCCGTCGCCGGCGTGCTGGCCCTCAGCGTGCTGCTCCTCGGGGTCGCGACGCTCGTGCGGCGTCGCGCCGCCTCACGGCGCCGGGCGAAGGTCGTGGCCGACGGACGGGCGGCGATCGAGTCGGCCGCACGCAGCCGGCTGCTCACGCCGACGCAGGACGTGCTGGCCGAGCACCGGCACGCGCGTGAGCTCGCGTCGCGGGCGCTCGGCGAGGACTGA
- a CDS encoding NUDIX hydrolase: MSATAPEGYDPADYPPFALTVDLAVFTVRDGGLKVLLVERAEDPYAGAWALPGGFVGIDEDVADAAWRELAEETGLTRTDWHLEQLGTWGAPGRDPRMRVVSVAHVAFAPHLPDPQAGSDARRARWWDVDDLELPGLRGGHHDDPVDDAPALAFDHAQILAAAFDRVAAKIEYTSLATAFCPPTFTLGELQHVYEAVWGVRLDRSNFRRWVQQTTGLVRPAPTGELRAPQGRGRPAALFEARTDGVVTLHPPMLRPADARALRRDGVPR; the protein is encoded by the coding sequence ATGAGCGCCACCGCACCCGAGGGCTACGACCCGGCGGACTACCCACCGTTCGCCCTCACCGTCGACCTCGCGGTCTTCACGGTGCGCGACGGCGGGCTCAAGGTGCTCCTCGTCGAGCGGGCCGAGGACCCGTACGCCGGCGCGTGGGCGCTCCCCGGCGGGTTCGTGGGGATCGACGAGGACGTCGCCGACGCGGCGTGGCGCGAGCTCGCCGAGGAGACCGGCCTGACGCGCACCGACTGGCACCTCGAGCAGCTCGGCACGTGGGGCGCGCCCGGCCGCGACCCGCGGATGCGCGTGGTCTCGGTGGCGCACGTCGCGTTCGCGCCCCACCTGCCGGACCCGCAGGCCGGGTCCGACGCGCGACGCGCCCGCTGGTGGGACGTCGACGACCTCGAGCTGCCGGGACTGCGCGGCGGCCACCACGACGACCCCGTCGACGACGCGCCCGCGCTCGCGTTCGACCACGCGCAGATCCTCGCTGCGGCGTTCGACCGCGTCGCGGCGAAGATCGAGTACACGTCGCTCGCGACAGCGTTCTGCCCACCGACGTTCACGCTCGGCGAGCTGCAGCACGTCTACGAGGCGGTGTGGGGGGTGCGCCTGGACCGCTCGAACTTCCGCCGCTGGGTGCAGCAGACGACCGGCCTCGTCCGACCGGCACCGACGGGTGAGCTGCGGGCACCGCAGGGCCGCGGCCGGCCCGCCGCGCTCTTCGAGGCCCGCACCGACGGTGTCGTGACGCTGCACCCTCCGATGCTGCGCCCCGCGGACGCGCGGGCGCTGCGCCGGGACGGCGTGCCGCGCTGA
- a CDS encoding dynamin family protein, with protein MSAQPGTVPAQTSEPAPGAVAEPATAPQILARPLAQTSLLDAVRDLRRDVDATSFPLEIPGVGDARASRARLVDQLDEHLVPRLTELSAPAVVVVAGSTGAGKSTLVNSLVGREVTAAGVLRPTTREPVLVHHPLDTDLLSHHPVLDEVDAVAVDTVPRGIAILDAPDLDSVLDSNRDTAHRLLEAADLWLFVTTASRYGDALPWQVLRSAVERSTSVAMVLNRVPAASLPTVRGDLLERLRAHGLAGSPLFVIPDVGPHSGPLAGPVVAPVLRWLTTLAGPDRARTVVARTLRGSLAALRPWVDELAEAVQDQADAAARISRTLDEATAAPGDAAARTVRSGAVADGAVRARWAELVAKGAPFARLVGRSGRVRGSSRTARARAAAVAPLMSDLTESTASVLTAVGLRAGAALRASLTGPQAPPGGDSVLARWPDGEASRGAAAERAARAWSGEGARHVRVLLAGSGADARRRAQVSRAVGEEGLTALVLAAAAGVDEAAAAARTLLGDPADEVVTALRDDLARRARTQVDLERTIAERTLDDPDLAADASSRLRLRLAVLKGLT; from the coding sequence GTGAGCGCGCAGCCCGGGACCGTCCCTGCGCAGACGTCAGAGCCTGCGCCGGGAGCCGTCGCCGAGCCCGCGACGGCCCCGCAGATCCTCGCGCGCCCGCTCGCGCAGACGTCCCTGCTCGACGCCGTGCGGGACCTGCGGCGCGACGTCGACGCCACGTCGTTCCCGCTCGAGATCCCCGGGGTCGGCGACGCGCGGGCGTCGCGCGCACGACTCGTCGACCAGCTCGACGAGCACCTCGTGCCCCGCCTGACGGAGCTGTCCGCGCCGGCGGTGGTCGTCGTGGCCGGGTCCACGGGTGCCGGCAAGTCGACGCTCGTGAACTCCCTGGTCGGGCGTGAGGTGACCGCGGCCGGCGTGCTGCGACCGACGACGCGCGAGCCCGTCCTCGTGCACCACCCGCTGGACACGGACCTGCTGTCCCACCACCCCGTGCTCGACGAGGTCGACGCCGTCGCGGTCGACACCGTGCCGCGGGGCATCGCGATCCTCGACGCACCCGACCTCGACTCCGTCCTCGACTCCAACCGCGACACCGCGCACCGTCTGCTCGAGGCGGCCGACCTGTGGCTCTTCGTCACGACCGCGTCGCGCTACGGGGACGCGCTGCCGTGGCAGGTGCTCCGCTCGGCCGTCGAACGCAGCACGTCCGTCGCGATGGTGCTCAACCGCGTGCCCGCCGCCTCGCTGCCCACCGTGCGCGGCGACCTGCTCGAGCGGCTGCGTGCCCACGGCCTGGCGGGATCCCCGCTCTTCGTCATCCCCGACGTGGGTCCGCACTCCGGCCCGCTGGCCGGCCCCGTCGTGGCGCCCGTCCTGCGCTGGCTCACCACGCTGGCCGGCCCGGACCGGGCCCGCACGGTCGTCGCCCGCACGCTGCGCGGCTCGCTCGCCGCACTGCGCCCGTGGGTCGACGAGCTCGCGGAGGCCGTGCAGGACCAGGCCGACGCCGCGGCACGGATCTCCCGCACGCTGGACGAGGCAACCGCCGCACCGGGCGACGCCGCCGCCCGGACGGTGCGCTCGGGAGCTGTCGCCGACGGCGCCGTGCGCGCCCGCTGGGCCGAGCTCGTCGCCAAGGGAGCACCGTTCGCGCGCCTCGTCGGCCGGTCGGGACGCGTCCGCGGCTCCTCGCGCACCGCACGCGCCCGCGCGGCCGCGGTCGCGCCCCTCATGTCGGACCTGACCGAGTCCACGGCGTCGGTGCTCACGGCGGTCGGGCTGCGCGCGGGCGCCGCGCTGCGCGCGTCGCTCACCGGGCCGCAGGCACCGCCCGGCGGGGACTCGGTCCTCGCGCGCTGGCCCGACGGCGAGGCGTCGCGCGGGGCGGCCGCCGAGCGCGCCGCCCGTGCGTGGTCGGGAGAGGGTGCGCGGCACGTCCGGGTGCTGCTCGCCGGGAGCGGCGCGGACGCCCGTCGCCGGGCGCAGGTGAGCAGGGCCGTGGGGGAGGAAGGGCTGACCGCCCTCGTCCTCGCCGCGGCCGCCGGCGTCGACGAGGCGGCCGCGGCCGCCCGCACGCTGCTGGGCGACCCCGCCGACGAGGTCGTCACCGCGTTGCGCGACGACCTCGCGCGGCGCGCGCGCACGCAGGTGGACCTCGAGCGCACCATCGCCGAGCGCACGCTCGACGACCCCGACCTCGCGGCGGACGCGTCGTCGCGCCTGCGTCTGCGACTCGCCGTCCTCAAGGGGCTGACGTGA
- a CDS encoding GTPase: protein MSLRLEERLAALDVALDAGDGRLPGPLLTDAREVAERVRERAGLSAEHTVVALAGATGSGKSSLFNALAGADLAATGVQRPTTSHPLAVVVGDDPDADGPARLLDWLEVGRRHTVPAGPVPAAGGAPGPTSRMSDGLVLLDLPDHDSVVVEHRVRAERLVARADLLVWVVDPQKYADGALHERYLRPLAGHDDVVVLVLNQADRLGPADADAVVADLRRLAAQDGLARARVLAASARTGAGVDELRSLVARAVERREARNQRLGADLRAAARDLADACGPVPARRRGAATDTLLDALEDAAGVPTVVAAVRCSAVRRAAAHTGWPPVRWLARLRPDPLRRLHLAPRPAAEADVSRTSLPPAGAAQRASAATAVRDHADAVLAGAPDGWVLAARRRLDTAALPDALDHAVARTPLLPERAVWWWRALGALQWLLLAAAVAGALWLAGLAGLAYLQLPDPVTPVWGPAPAPTVLLVGGVAAGWLVALAGAIAGRLGARARAGAARRRLRASVAEVAQRLVLAPLAAETDALAVCRAQAARAAGR from the coding sequence ATGAGCCTGCGCCTCGAGGAGCGCCTCGCCGCGCTCGACGTCGCGCTCGACGCCGGCGACGGTCGCCTGCCCGGCCCGCTGCTCACCGACGCCCGGGAGGTCGCCGAGCGGGTCCGGGAACGCGCCGGTCTGTCGGCCGAGCACACGGTGGTCGCGCTCGCGGGCGCGACGGGATCCGGCAAGTCGTCGCTGTTCAACGCGCTCGCGGGCGCCGACCTGGCGGCGACAGGGGTGCAGCGACCGACGACGTCGCACCCGCTGGCGGTCGTCGTGGGCGACGACCCGGACGCCGACGGGCCGGCGCGGCTGCTCGACTGGCTCGAGGTGGGCCGGCGGCACACGGTGCCGGCCGGTCCCGTGCCGGCGGCGGGCGGCGCGCCGGGCCCGACGTCGCGCATGAGCGACGGTCTGGTGCTGCTCGACCTGCCGGACCACGACTCCGTGGTCGTCGAGCACCGGGTGCGCGCCGAGCGGCTGGTCGCGCGCGCCGACCTGCTCGTCTGGGTGGTCGACCCCCAGAAGTACGCCGACGGGGCCCTGCACGAGCGCTACCTGCGCCCCTTGGCCGGGCACGACGACGTCGTGGTCCTCGTGCTCAACCAGGCGGACCGGCTCGGCCCGGCGGACGCGGACGCGGTCGTGGCCGACCTGCGGCGGCTCGCTGCCCAGGACGGTCTGGCGCGCGCCCGCGTGCTGGCGGCGTCCGCCCGCACGGGCGCCGGGGTGGACGAGCTGCGGTCGCTGGTCGCCCGCGCCGTCGAGCGGCGCGAGGCACGCAACCAGCGGCTGGGTGCCGACCTGCGTGCCGCGGCGCGCGACCTCGCCGACGCGTGCGGTCCGGTGCCGGCGCGCCGGCGCGGCGCCGCGACGGACACGCTGCTCGACGCGCTCGAGGACGCGGCGGGTGTGCCGACCGTCGTCGCCGCGGTCCGATGCTCCGCCGTGCGACGCGCCGCCGCCCACACGGGGTGGCCCCCGGTCCGGTGGCTCGCGCGGCTGCGTCCCGACCCGCTGCGCCGCCTGCACCTGGCGCCCCGTCCCGCAGCCGAGGCGGACGTCAGCCGCACCTCGTTGCCGCCGGCCGGTGCGGCCCAGCGCGCGAGCGCCGCGACGGCCGTGCGTGACCACGCCGACGCCGTCCTCGCCGGCGCTCCCGACGGCTGGGTGCTCGCCGCACGCCGGCGCCTCGACACCGCCGCGCTGCCGGACGCCCTGGACCACGCCGTCGCCCGCACGCCGCTGCTGCCCGAGCGCGCGGTGTGGTGGTGGCGCGCGCTCGGCGCGCTGCAGTGGCTGCTGCTCGCCGCGGCGGTGGCGGGCGCGCTGTGGCTGGCCGGGCTGGCCGGGCTCGCCTACCTCCAGCTCCCGGACCCGGTGACGCCCGTGTGGGGACCGGCCCCCGCACCCACGGTCCTGCTGGTCGGCGGAGTCGCCGCCGGGTGGCTCGTCGCGCTGGCGGGCGCGATCGCCGGGCGGCTCGGTGCGCGGGCGCGGGCGGGAGCGGCGCGCCGGCGGCTGCGTGCGTCCGTGGCCGAGGTCGCGCAGCGGCTGGTCCTCGCGCCGCTGGCCGCCGAGACCGACGCCCTGGCCGTCTGCCGGGCGCAGGCCGCACGGGCTGCCGGTCGCTGA
- a CDS encoding dynamin family protein — translation MTEPEVSAAAPRDAVGGVADADDGAAAAGLLGALERLHVRLAALELPLEAPGAETAREGRDAALAQLDGYLLPRLRARSAPLLVVVGGSTGAGKSTLVNSLLGAEVSVPGVLRPTTRAPVLVHHPLDERWYSTDRVLPGLARLTGTPPGRTSTVPDVPPGGPTPTTEPADPARALRLVASDALPRGLALLDAPDVDSVDVGNRRLAAQLLDAADLWLFVTTAARYADAVPWDLLLRAAQRHAQVALVVDRVDPGTEEVADDLRRMMDENGLPEARLFVVRESTLTDGLLPETAVREVARWLTDLGADAGAREAVALATRDGVVQDLARRARELADAVDAQVATDARLRRHVATAYTDAAASVRTATSDGAMLRGEVLARWQEFVGTGELLRSVEQGVGRVRDAVTSFFRGAPAQAPRVEHAIASGLGAVVLDAADTAAERTHGAWRADPAGAALLRGLDLARASGTLRAEVDAQVRGWQADVLDLVREQGAARRGTARYLSFGVNAAGLSLMVLAFASTGGLTGVEVGIAGGTAVVAQKLLEAVFGDDAVRRLTAHARERLDARVEAVLAREAERYTAQLDASGVSGTGDDLRAAADDVDRAARTERSARPAPASGGRPALVAGRTLRGADAAPDGGPVAGDPDARGGDAPRAGFWRRLLGRGRDDA, via the coding sequence ATGACGGAGCCCGAGGTCAGCGCCGCGGCGCCGCGCGACGCGGTCGGCGGCGTGGCGGACGCTGACGACGGGGCTGCAGCGGCCGGTCTGCTCGGGGCGCTCGAGCGGCTGCACGTGCGACTCGCGGCGCTCGAGCTCCCGCTGGAGGCGCCCGGCGCCGAGACCGCACGGGAGGGCCGCGACGCCGCCCTCGCGCAGCTCGACGGGTACCTGCTGCCGCGGTTGCGCGCACGGTCGGCGCCCCTGCTGGTTGTCGTCGGCGGGTCGACCGGAGCGGGCAAGTCCACGCTCGTGAACTCCCTGCTCGGGGCCGAGGTCTCCGTCCCGGGCGTGCTGCGCCCCACGACCCGGGCGCCGGTTCTCGTGCACCACCCGCTGGACGAGCGCTGGTACTCCACCGACCGCGTGCTGCCCGGCCTCGCCCGTCTGACGGGCACCCCGCCCGGGCGCACGTCCACGGTCCCGGACGTGCCGCCCGGCGGGCCCACGCCCACCACCGAGCCGGCCGACCCCGCACGTGCGCTGCGGCTCGTCGCGTCCGACGCGCTGCCGCGGGGTCTGGCCCTGCTCGACGCGCCCGACGTCGACTCGGTCGACGTCGGCAACCGGCGGCTGGCCGCGCAGTTGCTCGACGCCGCCGACCTGTGGCTGTTCGTCACCACGGCGGCCCGGTACGCCGACGCCGTGCCGTGGGACCTGCTGCTGCGCGCGGCGCAGCGGCACGCGCAGGTCGCGCTCGTCGTCGACCGCGTCGACCCGGGCACCGAGGAGGTCGCGGACGACCTGCGCCGGATGATGGACGAGAACGGGCTGCCCGAGGCGCGGCTGTTCGTCGTGCGCGAGTCGACGCTCACCGACGGGCTGCTCCCCGAGACCGCGGTCCGGGAGGTCGCGCGCTGGCTCACCGACCTCGGCGCGGACGCCGGCGCCCGGGAGGCGGTCGCGCTCGCGACGCGTGACGGGGTCGTGCAGGACCTGGCGCGCCGGGCGCGTGAGCTCGCGGACGCGGTCGACGCGCAGGTCGCCACGGACGCGCGGCTGCGGCGGCACGTCGCCACGGCGTACACCGACGCGGCCGCGAGCGTGCGGACGGCGACGTCGGACGGTGCGATGCTCCGCGGTGAGGTGCTCGCCCGCTGGCAGGAGTTCGTCGGCACGGGCGAGCTGCTGCGCTCCGTCGAGCAGGGCGTCGGGCGCGTCCGCGACGCGGTGACGTCGTTCTTCCGCGGGGCCCCGGCGCAGGCGCCGCGCGTGGAGCACGCGATCGCGTCCGGGCTCGGCGCCGTCGTGCTCGACGCGGCCGACACCGCCGCCGAGCGCACGCACGGCGCCTGGCGCGCCGACCCGGCCGGGGCCGCGCTGCTGCGCGGCCTGGACCTGGCGCGCGCGTCCGGCACGCTGCGCGCCGAGGTCGACGCGCAGGTGCGCGGCTGGCAGGCCGACGTGCTGGACCTGGTGCGCGAGCAGGGTGCCGCCCGGCGCGGCACGGCCCGGTACCTGTCGTTCGGCGTCAACGCGGCCGGCCTGAGTCTCATGGTGCTCGCGTTCGCGTCGACGGGCGGACTGACGGGGGTCGAGGTCGGGATCGCCGGCGGGACCGCCGTCGTCGCGCAGAAGCTCCTCGAGGCCGTCTTCGGCGACGACGCCGTCCGGCGGCTGACCGCGCACGCGCGCGAGCGGCTGGACGCGCGGGTGGAGGCGGTGCTCGCGCGCGAGGCGGAGCGGTACACCGCCCAGCTCGACGCGTCGGGCGTGTCCGGCACGGGCGACGACCTGCGGGCGGCGGCGGACGACGTCGACCGGGCGGCGCGGACGGAACGCTCGGCACGACCGGCACCCGCGTCCGGTGGCCGACCGGCACTCGTCGCAGGCCGCACGCTGCGCGGCGCGGACGCGGCACCCGACGGCGGACCTGTGGCCGGCGACCCGGACGCGCGCGGTGGCGACGCACCGCGCGCCGGCTTCTGGCGCCGCCTGCTCGGTCGCGGGCGGGACGACGCATGA